In Vigna angularis cultivar LongXiaoDou No.4 chromosome 8, ASM1680809v1, whole genome shotgun sequence, one DNA window encodes the following:
- the LOC108344751 gene encoding uncharacterized protein LOC108344751: MAGLLAWAVGGGAGKEAEDDSIIPILFSEDQQRYVIELDQKAASLRRLIHDLRLRLPPQDISQSLPHLHAHSLASNAALALQLNSHSATRQQAQLREVTLKEENAAYENAISDFENKIKEKLQEADLLRTKLQEMDETEKKLKAELDNIKQQASDGWDEMKAKSKAGFDADAEASRSALLDELEEKKKQLSSMEDAVKQLEKKWAKVQENALKQPSPAQREKTLDKQLHGLIEQLAAKQAQAEGLLGDIHLKEMELERLNGLWRQTENSNLEANTAARYRFSKSSSDKLHSMSDYEGHQRLPYHSAGRSETQQRLMLFRSAFVLYILALHILVFIRISF; encoded by the exons ATGGCTGGGTTACTGGCATGGGCGGTGGGAGGTGGCGCAGGAAAGGAAGCGGAGGACGATTCCATCATCCCAATCCTCTTTTCCGAAGATCAGCAAAGGTATGTAATCGAATTGGATCAGAAGGCGGCTTCTCTCCGCCGTTTGATCCATGATCTACGGCTGAGATTGCCTCCCCAAGACATCTCCCAGAGCCTCCCTCACCTTCACGCCCACTCCCTCGCCTCCAACGCCGCCCTCGCCCTCCAATTGAACTCCCACTCCGCCACGCGCCAACAG GCCCAACTTAGAGAGGTGACATTGAAGGAAGAGAATGCAGCATATGAAAATGCAATATCCgattttgagaataaaataaaagagaaattacAAGAGGCTGATTTACTAAGGACAAAGTTGCAG GAGATGGATGAGACTGAGAAGAAACTCAAAGCTGAGCTGGACAATATAAAGCAGCAAGCATCTGATGGTTGGGACGAAATGAAGGCAAAATCTAAAGCTGGATTTGATGCAGATGCAGAAGCATCGAGATCAGCTTTActagatgaattggaagagaagaagaagcagtTG AGTTCGATGGAGGATGCTGTGAAACAGTTGGAGAAGAAATGGGCAAAAGTGCAGGAAAATGCACTTAAACAACCTTCCCCAG CACAAAGAGAGAAGACATTGGATAAACAACTTCATGGTCTAATTGAGCAACTGGCTGCTAAACAG GCGCAAGCTGAGGGCTTACTGGGTGACATTCATTTGAAAGAGATGGAACTGGAAAGATTGAATGGGCTATGGCGGCAAACAGAAAACAGCAATTTGGAGGCAAACACTGCTGCTAGGTATCGTTTCAGTAAAAGCTCCTCAGATAAGTTACACAGTATGTCAGATTATGAAGGCCATCAAAGGCTTCCTTATCACTCTGCTGGCAGATCTGAAACCCAGCAGAGGCTTATGCTATTCAGGTCTGCATTTGTGCTCTATATTTTAGCTTTACATATATTGGTCTTTATCAGGATATCATTTTAA